The sequence TATCGCGCCATCAATGACTTTGATCCCGACACAATGATAGCTAGATTGTCTGCCATGCTTACTTTTAAACGTGGGAAAACGGGCTTTTAGTTTCGGATTAAAAAAGTTGGAGAAAGCCACGTCAAGGTTAATCACCGCCTGCTGCAATGCTATGGAGTCATATTCTTTAAGCCACCCATATCTGCGGGATTTTTTCGCCACTGCAAGCAGCGGTTTAAGGTCTTTACGCGGGTTTAAATTTACGCCGTGCCGCTGGTAAGCGTCTTTCTTGATGTGCAGCGCTTTGTTGTACGCAAAACGAACCGCACCGAACTGAGCGTTGAGATATTCAGCCTGTTCTGGTGTTGGGTAGATGCGTACTTTTGTTGCTCTTAACATCATCAGCGCTCATTGATATAATGTTTTTATTTTAACATGTTAGGGCAATATATCAATTGAGTAATCATGATGATTTACTGGCGGGATCCCTCAGAAAGCGGCACAGTGTCAGTAAACTGGTCGTGCATCTGATCTTTACGACAAAGTATCGACGTAAGCTATTTGACGGACTGATGCTCGCTCAACTGCGTGATGCATTTGACTCCGCTGCGGCAAAACTTGAATGCGAAATTATTGAGATGGACGGAGAGCCTGACCATGTGCATCTGCTGGTTGCTTACCCGCCAAAACTGGCGGTCAGTGTGATGGTCAACAATCTGAAATCAGTATCGTCGCGCCTGCTGCGCCAGCAAAACACACATTTACGGACGCAAAGTAAAACGGGGCTTTTGTGGTCAAGGTCGTACTTTGTCTGTAGCACCGGAGGGGCAACGATTGAAACACTCAGAGCCTACGTTCAGAGCCAGTCAACGCCTGATTGATCTTTAAAGCCCAGCGGGCTTTTCGCCTTATATCCCCGCACGCACTGGGCGAGGGTTTACGGCGTTTTTCGCTAAAATGATCTGTTCTGACTGCGCAATTCGTTCTCGGAGTATCCAATAATTTCGGATAGCGGCGTCAGTAGGTCTGGCGGTGTTTGCATTAACCAGGCTGGTGGTGGAAGTGACTGATATTTTGAGGCATTCTGCTTTGATATACACCCGCTCAGGAGTACGCTCACTAATATCACGCAACTGATCAATTTCTTTTTTTGCATGCACAAGTTCCTGTAAATGACGATTATCAA comes from Proteus vulgaris and encodes:
- the tnpA gene encoding IS200/IS605 family transposase, which gives rise to MSNHDDLLAGSLRKRHSVSKLVVHLIFTTKYRRKLFDGLMLAQLRDAFDSAAAKLECEIIEMDGEPDHVHLLVAYPPKLAVSVMVNNLKSVSSRLLRQQNTHLRTQSKTGLLWSRSYFVCSTGGATIETLRAYVQSQSTPD